One window from the genome of Dermacentor silvarum isolate Dsil-2018 chromosome 7, BIME_Dsil_1.4, whole genome shotgun sequence encodes:
- the LOC119458168 gene encoding uncharacterized protein LOC119458168 isoform X1, with amino-acid sequence MNVDWIPAVFLLTLGYVSALSPSDVSYPLKVSPGNGACDFSGVNAESMVDVVLNRLPVEHTVPDEESHEIIPGVTVGKFAVYSGLSNLRPFGPVLAYCRDDLRFLHVVLDVTRGNIRITLPWYTCEDARGAVGAFARGKFAVSFQVVNGTGTDGLKLVLHSGPSPLYVDNVYAFLEGAGPSVDSAFKVLGIMFSGIVKETWLHYLTPVLKEVFKNATAL; translated from the exons ATGAATGTCGATTGGATACCAGCTGTGTTTCTCCTCACCCTGGGATACGTCTCAGCTCTGTCACCGTCGGACGTGTCATATCCTCTCAAGGTGTCACCGGGAAATG GTGCTTGTGACTTCTCCGGGGTGAATGCGGAGAGCATGGTCGACGTCGTCTTGAACCGACTGCCCGTAGAGCACACTGTTCCCGACGAAGAATCCCACGAAATTATTCCCGGTGTAACGGTTGGAAAGTTCGCCGTGTACTCTGGCCTGAGTAATCTGCGGCCGTTTGGACCAGTGCTGGCGTACTGCCGGGATGACTTGAGGTTTCTCCATGTTGTCCTAGATGTGACCCGGGGCAACATCAGGATTACACTGCCGTGGTACACGTGCGAGGATGCGCGTGGCGCCGTCGGCGCTTTTGCCCGGGGGAAGTTCGCCGTCTCGTTTCAG GTGGTGAACGGAACGGGAACCGATGGATTAAAGTTGGTTCTGCACAGCGGACCCTCACCGCTCTACGTGGACAATGTGTACGCATTCTTGGAAGGTGCCGGACCTTCTGTGGACAGTGCGTTCAAAGTACTGGGAATAATGTTTTCGGGCATTGTTAAGGAAACTTGGCTCCACTACCTCACCCCGGTGCTTAAAGAGGTCTTCAAGAACGCCACTGCATTGTAA